In Vibrio kanaloae, the genomic stretch GGAATTACCTTTGCGGTTCTTGCATCGACAGTGATTGTTGGTGCGATGGCCCAGCAACAAGCAAGAGATGTATTGAGTCATCGATTGATCGATATTGAGCTTCCAGGGATGCTAGAGCGAATCAATGGTGAAGTTGATCGCGAAGTCTCTCAGCTGTTGTTGGCGGCGGAACAAATTGCTTCAAATGAATTTGTTTCTGATGCTATCGAATCGACCGATCGCGATGCAGCATTAGAGAATAAGCTGGTTAAACAACTGAATAATGTTCGTAACCAATATCAGTTGAACGATGCCTCGGTAGCTAACCGCGAAACGGCTTACTACTGGAATCAAGATGGTTTTTTACGTCAACTTAATCAACAGCAAGATGACTGGTTCTTTGGCTTTACACAATCTGGTCAGAAGACAATGGTCAGTATGTTCCAAGAAGCCAATGGTGATGTGAAAATGTTCGCTAACTACCAACAGCCTTCAGGTTTGGCAATGTCTGGCTTATCAAAATCGATGGATGACATGGTTAGCCTACTTAACAGTTTTAAGATTGAAGATACAGGTTTTGTGTTTTTAACGGATAGTCAAGGTGACGTACAAATTCACCGCGAACGTTCTCGTAGTGATTCTTCACTCCAACAACTTTACGGTTCTCAATCAAGCCAATTATTGAACAAGTCGGGTTTCAACCTGATTACCACTGAAAGCCAGGGACAAGAGCTGTTCGTTGCGAGTTTATACGTGTCGTCAATGGACTGGTTTGTTGTTGGCGTAGTACCAACCGATGAAGTCTTTGCTGAGCTCGATGCTACCGCGCAAAAGATGCTGATCATGACTGCTATCGTTGCTTTAGTCTTTATCCTAATGGGCGTAGTGCTAGCAAACAGCATTACTCAACCGATTAAGCTGTTGGCTAAGCGTTTTGGTGATCTTGGTGAAGGTGATGGCGATCTTGCACAGCGTATTGAAGTGAAAGGCAATGATGAAATTGCACAGCTTTCTGCTGGCT encodes the following:
- a CDS encoding methyl-accepting chemotaxis protein, which gives rise to MLKTNSLSIKQKVVLGITFAVLASTVIVGAMAQQQARDVLSHRLIDIELPGMLERINGEVDREVSQLLLAAEQIASNEFVSDAIESTDRDAALENKLVKQLNNVRNQYQLNDASVANRETAYYWNQDGFLRQLNQQQDDWFFGFTQSGQKTMVSMFQEANGDVKMFANYQQPSGLAMSGLSKSMDDMVSLLNSFKIEDTGFVFLTDSQGDVQIHRERSRSDSSLQQLYGSQSSQLLNKSGFNLITTESQGQELFVASLYVSSMDWFVVGVVPTDEVFAELDATAQKMLIMTAIVALVFILMGVVLANSITQPIKLLAKRFGDLGEGDGDLAQRIEVKGNDEIAQLSAGFNGFIEKIHESMKEVCSTSQALQVAAESVSNKAHITHDNSQEQRDQTLQVVAAINQMGMTISEIASNAATAAETATQASGNTEVGRSVVNKAKDAISRLAQDIESTGQVVEQLASTTQDIGSILGVIRDISEQTNLLALNAAIEAARAGEQGRGFAVVADEVRNLASRTADSTEEIQKMINQLQSDAKDAVTAMSAGKVITLEGVSASDEAVDVLGGISDRIVDITDRNTQVATATEEQSTVVHTINQNIEEINAINEVTTGTAEQLAEASQELRDLSSRLDKMVGSFKL